One window of Trichoderma breve strain T069 chromosome 3, whole genome shotgun sequence genomic DNA carries:
- a CDS encoding FF domain-containing protein produces the protein MNGFAPPFPQPASAWQEHKTPEGRAYYYNNVTKVTQWTKPEEMMSAAERALQSQPWKEYTAEGGRKYWYNTETQQSSWEMPEAFKKALGSTGGPSNPVPQTTPYAQGGGYPAAGHDYQRDSRDARDSRDNREPYPESRQLTYGNDSKSQQAFVPATNDPEYATLEEAEAAFVKLLKRSGVQPDWTWEQTVRAIARDPQFRAIRDPKDRKDAFEKYCQDVILQDKERAKERLTKLRGDFETMLKRHPEITHYTRWKTARPMIEGETIFRSTNDEDERRQLFEEYIIGLKKAHKEQQASQKKSAMDGLIDLLPKLNLEPYTRWADARDIISGTPTLQENEKYRTLSQFDILTAFQNHMKGLERAFIESKQEEKSRRFRKERKARDAFKSLLDSLRKDGKINAGTKWSQVGSTPQELFWDVVEEEERSLRGPRNDVLDVLEDKRFELTPTSDLEEFLSIMKDDHRTANIDRDTLELIFNRLREKRASKREDERQPDRQQRRAIDDLRAYIKRLEPPVALSDTYEKVRPRLLKSDEFQAVTSEEFRRSAFEKHLRREVSRRERDRSRGERSHRVGGRGGRRSRSPEPDAYEADRRKAIAERERNHRKSTMAENLLSTDRGRLSPPPSRRERDRERDRERDRDRDLDRPPRPRRDDDAFYDRERRDREDERERLYRRRADRGSYDELPYGDERPAAPRRRRQEEEDDYARRDSRDSKRLRRDRSRERSPPRDGRQRNRTPEPAKDVRSGSEEGEIEE, from the exons ATGAACGGCTTCGCGCCTCCTTTCCCTCAGCCGGCTTCGGCCTGGCAAGAGCACAAGACGCCAGAAGGCCGGGCCTACTATTACAACAATGTGACCAAGGTGACGCAATGGACCAAGccggaggagatgatgagcgCGGCAGAG CGCGCTCTGCAGTCCCAGCCATGGAAAGAGTATACCGCAGAGGGGGGTCGCAAGTATTGGTACAATACCGAGACGCAACAGAGCTCTTGGGAAATGCCCGAAGCATTCAAGAAGGCTCTAGGTTCGACTGGTGGGCCGAGCAACCCCGTTCCCCAGACTACTCCATACGCACAGGGTGGCGGTTATCCAGCTGCAGGACATGACTATCAACGCGATTCCCGCGATGCTCGCGATTCCCGTGACAATCGAGAACCCTATCCCGAATCTCGCCAGTTGACATATGGAAATGATTCCAAGTCACAGCAAGCCTTCGTCCCCGCCACGAATGATCCGGAATACGCCACTCTCGAAGAGGCCGAAGCAGCTTTTGTTAAACTGCTGAAACGAAGCGGCGTCCAGCCAGACTGGACTTGGGAGCAGACCGTTCGTGCCATTGCTCGGGATCCCCAGTTTCGTGCTATCAGGGACCcaaaagacagaaaagatGCCTTCGAGAAGTACTGCCAGGACGTCATCctccaagacaaagagcgTGCCAAAGAGAGGCTGACCAAATTGCGTGGTGACTTCGAGACGATGCTGAAGCGGCACCCCGAAATCACCCACTACACTCGATGGAAGACGGCTAGACCTATGATCGAAGGAGAGACCATTTTCCGTTCCACTAatgatgaggacgagcgTCGCCAGCTCTTCGAGGAGTATATCATCGGTCTTAAGAAGGCTCACAAAGAACAGCAGGCTAGCCAGAAGAAGAGTGCCATGGATGGCCTGATCGACTTGCTCCCCAAGCTCAATCTCGAGCCATACACTCGCTGGGCGGATGCTAGAGACATCATCTCTGGCACCCCGACCCtccaagaaaatgaaaagtATAGAACCCTCAGTCAATTTGACATATTGACTGCTTTCCAAAATCACATGAAAGGTTTAGAGCGAGCCTTCATTGAGTCTAAAcaggaggagaagagtcgAAGATTCCGCAAGGAACGCAAGGCCAGAGATGCTTTTAAATCCCTGCTAGACTCTCTCCGcaaggacggcaagatcAATGCTGGCACCAAATGGAGTCAG GTCGGATCTACCCCTCAAGAGCTCTTTTGGGacgtggtggaagaggaagagcggTCGCTGCGCGGTCCACGAAATGATGTGCTCGATGTCCTCGAA GATAAGCGGTTTGAACTCACCCCAACTAGTGATCTTGAGGAATTTCTGTCCATCATGAAAGATGATCACCGTACGGCTAACATTGATCGTGACACGCTCGAACTTATTTTCAATCGC CTGCGTGAGAAGCGCGCCTCGAAGCGCGAAGATGAGAGACAACCGGATCGACAGCAACGTCGGGCCATTGATGATCTTCGTGCTTATATTAAGCGTCTCGAGCCGCCAGTCGCGCTGAGCGATACTTATGAAAAGGTACGACCTAGACTACTGAAATCAGACGAATTCCAAGCAGTCACTTCGGAAGAGTTCCGCCGAAGTGCCTTTGAAAAACATCTCCGCAG AGAGGTCTCGAGGCGTGAAAGGGATCGATCTCGTGGCGAGCGTTCACATCGTGTTGGTGGCCGTGGCGGTCGGCGCAGCCGTAGTCCGGAGCCCGACGCGTACGAGGCAGACCGGCGAAAGGCGATTGCTGAGCGTGAGCGAAACCATCGCAAGTCGACCATGGCAGAGAACCTCTTATCGACTGACCGTGGTCGACTTTCGCCCCCGCCATCACGCCGTGAACGAGATCGTGAACGCGATCGTGAACGCGACCGAGATCGTGACCTGGATCGTCCCCCCCGTCCCAGGCGCGATGACGACGCCTTCTATGATCGCGAGCGCAGAGACCgggaggatgagagagaacgTCTCTATCGCCGTCGCGCCGACCGAGGTTCGTATGATGAGCTCCCCTATGGAGATGAAcgcccagcagctcctcgacgtcgtcgacaggaagaggaagacgattATGCCCGCCGGGATTCCCGGGATTCAAAG AGACTCAGGAGAGATCGATCACGTGAGCGTTCCCCCCCTCGTGATGGACGTCAACGCAACAGGACCCCAGAACCAGCCAAGGATGTTCGAAGCGGCAGCGAAGAGGGTGAGATTGAAGAATAA
- a CDS encoding ABC transporter domain-containing protein: protein MADKLTRIAIVNTDKCRPRKCRQECKKSCPVVRSGKLCIEVTPESRLAFISESLCIGCGICPKKCPFDAITIINLPTNLESQVTHRYGPNSFKLHRLPMPRPGQVLGLVGTNGIGKSTALKILSGKLKPNLGRHDNPPDWEDVIKYFRGSELQNYFTKLLEDDLKAVVKPQYVDQIPKAVRGPEKSVKALLESRHTLGNMSEVTSVLELEHIMDRDITLLSGGELQRFAIGTVCVQKADVYMFDEPSSYLDVKQRLSAAKMIRSLLRDDDYVIVVEHDLSVLDYLSDYVCVLYGKPAIYGVVTMPHSVREGINIFLDGHIPTENLRFRDESLQFRLAEATDDFAIDKSRAFNYPAMEKTLGNFKLRIDAGEFTDSEIIVMMGENGTGKTTFCRLLAGALKPDGRSSVPDMKISMKPQTITPKFEGTVRQLFFKKIKQAFLSPQFQTDVVKPLKLDDFIDQEVKNLSGGELQRVAIVLSLGMPADIYLIDEPSAYLDSEQRIIASRVIKRFIMHSKKTAFIVEHDFIMATYLADRVIVFDGQPGINSHANRPESLLTGCNTFLKNLDVTFRRDPSNFRPRINKLGSQLDQEQKMSGNFFFLEEKPEESA, encoded by the exons ATGGCGGACAAGCTCACCCG tatcgccattgtcaacacCGACAAA TGTCGTCCTCGCAAGTGTCGTCAGGAGTGTAAGAAGTCTTGCCCTGTGGTTCGCAGTGGAAAGCTCTGTATCGAAGTCACTCCTGAGTCCCGcctcgccttcatctccgAGTCGCTGTGTATTGGTTGCGGTATCTGCCCTAAGAAGTGCCCCTTCGACGCTATTACCATTATCAACCTGCCCACCAACCTCGAGAGCCAGGTCACCCACCGATATGGCCCCAACAGCTTCAAGCTCCACCGTTTGCCCATGCCTCGACCCGGCCaggttcttggtcttgtcgGAACCAACGGTATCGGTAAGAGTACCGCGCTGAAGATTCTCAGCGGAAAGCTCAAGCCCAACTTGGGCCGCCACGACAACCCCCCTGACTGGGAGGACGTCATCAAGTACTTCCGTGGTTCCGAACTCCAGA ACTACTTCACCAAGCTTCTGGAGGACGATCTCAAGGCTGTTGTCAAGCCCCAGTATGTTGACCAGATCCCCAAGGCTGTCCGTGGCCCGGAGAAGAGCGTCAAGGCTCTTCTCGAGAGCCGCCACACGCTCGGAAACATGTCCGAAGTGACCAGCGTCCTGGAACTGGAGCACATCATGGACCGTGACATCACTCTCCTGTCTGGTGGTGAGCTTCAGCGTTTCGCTATTGGTACTGTTTGCGTCCAGAAGGCCGATGTCTACATGTTTGACGAGCCCTCTTCATATCTCGATGTCAAGCAGCGTCTGAGTGCCGCCAAGATGATCCGTTCGCTGCTCCGTGACGACGACTACGTCATTGTCGTCGAGCACGATCTGTCTGTTCTTGACTACCTCTCCGATTACGTCTGCGTTCTCTACGGAAAGCCTGCCATCTATGGTGTCGTCACCATGCCTCACTCTGTCCGTGAAGGTATCAACATCTTCCTTGATGGTCACATCCCCACAGAGAACTTGCGATTCCGTGACGAGTCTCTTCAGTTCCGTCTCGCCGAGGCTACCGATGACTTCGCCATTGACAAGTCCCGTGCTTTCAACTACCCTgcgatggagaagacacTCGGCAACTTCAAGCTCCGCATTGATGCCGGAGAGTTTACCGATTCCGAGATCATCGTCATGATGGGAGAGAACGGAACTGGCAAGACCACTTtctgccgtcttcttgccggTGCCCTCAAGCCTGATGGCAGGAGCTCTGTTCCTGACATGAAGATCAGCATGAAGCCTCAGACCATTACCCCCAAGTTCGAGGGTACTGTTCGCCAGCTGttcttcaagaagatcaagcaAGCCTTCCTGTCTCCTCAGTTCCAGACCGATGTCGTCAAGCCTCTCAAGCTCGATGACTTCATTGATCAGGAAGTCAAGAACCTGTCCGGTGGTGAATTGCAGCGTGTTGCTATTGTTCTTTCTCTGGGCATGCCTGCCGACATCTACCTCATTGATGAGCCCTCTGCCTACCTTGACTCTGAGCAGCGTATCATCGCCTCTCGAGTCATCAAGCGTTTCATCATGCACTCCAAGAAGACTGCCTTTATCGTCGAGCACgatttcatcatggccaccTATCTTGCTGATCGTGTCATTGTCTTTGACGGCCAGCCCGGTATTAACTCCCACGCCAACAGGCCCGAGTCCCTCCTCACCGGCTGCAACACCTTCTTGAAGAACCTGGATGTCACTTTCCGTCGTGACCCAAGCAACTTCCGTCCTCGTATCAACAAGCTCGGCTCTCAGCTCGACCAGGAGCAGAAGATGAGCGGCAACTTC TTCTtcttggaggagaagcccgAAGAAAGTGCTTGA